aactttttccaaatttgatGTTTTTTATTGAAATTCGATAAACTTTTTATGAAACTATGAACCTTTTTcaatgatttttttaaaaatcaatgaatttttttccaatttgatgaacttttttcaaactcAATGAACTTTCTtttccaaatttgatgatatttgtcaaattcatgaactttttcgaAGTTTGTGATTATTTTAGAAATCTGCAAACATTTTTTCAGTTCACTATTTTTTCGATTTTTTGCTATTTGTTTAGAAAAATTTACGTTTTTTCAAAAACACAATGATTGACCTCAGTTGGTCAACCATGACCGGTCAAACGCGATCAGACCCACAAAAAACGTGATCAAATGACTAGGGAGAGATTGCTTTCTTCTTGGGCCGGCCCATGAGCGGGGCGCGTGGGTGCCAACAACTTGTTCGGGTGCTTAAGGCGCTGAACAAGAGCTCTGCATATCATGAATTTAGTCATGAATTTAGGAGCTTGAAAGTCGAGGTTCATAAACTCGCAAAGCATGCTTTATATGTAGGGGATGGCCACCAGACAACATGTCTGGTTAGTCAGGCCAATAGACTTGGTTTCGCCCCTAAACATTGTGACAGTTGAATAAAAAGCTTCGGAGTTTGTAAAAAAAAGTAATTATAGCAAATCTTCAGTGTGTAGTTCGGACCCACGAAAGGAAATCACTGATTTTCTTTTATGGAAAGAGCCCACGGAACGCGTCTTCCACCCCTCCCATCCCAAATCCAAGCCCAAACCCAAACCCGCGTTCTCTTCTCCAATACGCGCCCTCCTTCAAGATTTCAAGCACTACAAAAGGCGGCAGAGCGCGCGCGCATCTTCGAATCTTCGATCCACCCATCCCAgaccccgccgccggcgcctcccAGATCCACCGAACCCTAGCCAGCTCCCCGCCGGCCACGCCAGCTTCGATGACCCATGGCCTCCTCCTCCATCCTTCCCCAGGGCTGCAGGTTCAGCCCTTCCGACGCCGACCTCATCTCCTTCTACCTCCGCCCCATGATCGCTTCCGAGCCCCTCCCTGAGCCCGCCGCCAGGTTCCTGCACTCCGCCGACGCGTACGCCGCCGACCCGGCCGCCCTCGTCTCGGGCCTCCTGCCCGCGATCCTGCTGGCGCCCAAGACCGGGGAGGAGAGGCGGTGCTGGTACTTCTTCGGCTCCGCCAAGGCCCTGTCCGGGCACGACAAGCGCAGGTCCCGCgccgtcgccggcggcgagggcaCGTGGCACGCCGAGAAGGGGAGGGCGGCCGTCCTCGACGGCGAGGGCCGCGGCCGAGTCGTCGGGTACAAGCAAAGTTTCAGGTACAAGCCCGTCCATGCCGACGGATCCGTGGAGGCCGTGTGGCTCATGGTGGAGTTCCGTATGGCTCATGATCAGGGAGATGATGAGAAAGGCGAATCAGTTCCAGTTCTTTGCAAGGTCTACCAGAGCCCGCGCAAGCCCCGATCTGCGTCCGTCCCCACGTCGCCGGCATACaagagggagaggaagaggaaggccAGAGACGACTCAGCTCCGGTGAAGACTGTGAAGCGGCGGCTTCTTGTTCCTCCTGCTGCACCAGTTCCGCCGCCGGCCGTCGAGGAGCCACAGCCAGACTTGAACAACTGCTGGGATGGCGTCTCAGTGGACCAGCTTCTTGGTGATCTCATGTCCGGCCTCACGCCTGATCAAGTCCTGGGTGACTTCGTGATGCCTCTCCCTGAATCAGATGTCAATTGCAGCTTCTCCATGGCCAATCAGAATTCTGATCAAGTCCTCCTGGGTGACTTCTTGATGCCTGTCGTCCCTGAATCACAGGTCAATTACAGCTTCTCCATGTCCGACCATGCTGGTTCCATGGCGAGCAACTACGACACCGTCCTCCATGGTGGTTCAGTCACACCCCTTTTTGATAATTCTGATCAATTCGACTTGTCGATGCCCATCATCGAACCACTGCCCACTGACTTGCAGAGCCAGACAGCAATGCTAAATTATTTCAGCTTACTGCCTTGTGCCCCGTATGCTGGAATTTGTGATTCTTGGACAGGAGGTGACACCACGGACGATGAAGCAACCTCAGTCAGCTGGTACGACTCCGCTCCAAGCTCACCGGCAATCCCAACCGAGTGGATGATGCAATCACCATTTGCCACCCCATATCTATTCTGAAGCTGACCAGCTTCGTATTGTGTGTGTGTTTTCGCTACCCCATGGATAGGATACATGCAACCGCCATTTACCCCAAGGATAGGATACATGTCTTTGTAGCTCGTACAGTACCAAGGTTCAAGACCTTGATGAGTTTTTGACTTTATAATGATCTGGTTATGTATGTCAGGATACATTATTAAGTAATGGCTAAAAGATTCTTTAACTGAATTTAGATCTGTTCAATCTGAATTTAGATGTTCTATTATTCAGcatgtggttgcttgtgtgattTCCTATGTTGTAAACTGTAATTAATCACTTTTAGCTGCTGTCTCTAATCCAACAGCTGACTCATGCACTTGGGATCCTTAGCCGTTGCATATAATTAATGAACGTAGTATGTATTTGGATCTTAATTAGAGCGAATGAGTGGAAAAGGAAAACAATGAAATTTACTACTTACAGTTTAGCATTGTTCTAGCTAACTCTTTCAGTACACCTAA
The sequence above is a segment of the Aegilops tauschii subsp. strangulata cultivar AL8/78 chromosome 6, Aet v6.0, whole genome shotgun sequence genome. Coding sequences within it:
- the LOC109752336 gene encoding uncharacterized protein; translated protein: MASSSILPQGCRFSPSDADLISFYLRPMIASEPLPEPAARFLHSADAYAADPAALVSGLLPAILLAPKTGEERRCWYFFGSAKALSGHDKRRSRAVAGGEGTWHAEKGRAAVLDGEGRGRVVGYKQSFRYKPVHADGSVEAVWLMVEFRMAHDQGDDEKGESVPVLCKVYQSPRKPRSASVPTSPAYKRERKRKARDDSAPVKTVKRRLLVPPAAPVPPPAVEEPQPDLNNCWDGVSVDQLLGDLMSGLTPDQVLGDFVMPLPESDVNCSFSMANQNSDQVLLGDFLMPVVPESQVNYSFSMSDHAGSMASNYDTVLHGGSVTPLFDNSDQFDLSMPIIEPLPTDLQSQTAMLNYFSLLPCAPYAGICDSWTGGDTTDDEATSVSWYDSAPSSPAIPTEWMMQSPFATPYLF